The following are encoded in a window of Xylanibacillus composti genomic DNA:
- a CDS encoding SAM-dependent methyltransferase, producing MSISIAVGASDVLAEIAGNDIPMGAAIAYGVTILLLISGLLSIVGYTVWNGISPMPSSKAARVAVAGEVDRLIRAGALSEGDVIVDAGSGWGHLAFYLARRFPQLSVVGVENSLLPLAVSRLARGLTVSTNVAFRRGDLYQQDYTEAKLVVCYLYPGAMDRMRRTIHAARVGTGARECLLISVGFAFRGVPAERTTACRDMYRTPIYLYRLIAMAGMEQENKSNPC from the coding sequence ATGAGCATATCCATAGCGGTAGGCGCGTCGGACGTCTTGGCGGAAATAGCGGGGAACGACATCCCGATGGGCGCAGCGATTGCGTATGGCGTGACCATCCTGCTCCTGATTTCGGGACTGTTGTCCATTGTCGGATATACAGTATGGAATGGCATTTCGCCGATGCCGTCCTCGAAGGCTGCCCGCGTCGCTGTGGCAGGAGAGGTGGATCGGCTCATACGCGCTGGCGCACTGAGCGAAGGGGATGTGATTGTGGACGCCGGATCGGGCTGGGGACACTTGGCCTTCTATCTGGCCCGGCGCTTTCCGCAGCTTTCTGTCGTTGGGGTGGAGAACTCGCTTCTCCCTCTGGCTGTGTCGCGCCTTGCGCGCGGCCTGACTGTCAGCACGAATGTGGCGTTCCGGAGAGGCGATTTGTATCAGCAGGACTATACGGAAGCGAAGCTGGTGGTCTGCTATCTGTATCCGGGCGCGATGGATCGCATGCGGCGCACGATCCATGCCGCCCGAGTTGGAACCGGAGCGAGAGAATGCTTGCTCATCAGCGTGGGCTTTGCGTTTCGGGGCGTTCCTGCCGAGCGTACAACAGCTTGCCGGGATATGTACCGGACGCCAATATACCTGTACCGCTTGATCGCAATGGCCGGAATGGAGCAGGAAAACAAATCCAATCCCTGTTAA
- a CDS encoding aldo/keto reductase, whose amino-acid sequence MSVMPLEKRGIATSRLVMGNMPFGGAWNHDPVTKEQVLEAEKAVDAALSIGITMYDHADIYTRGKAEQIFGQILKARPGLREQIVLQSKVGIVLSEGKVPGHFNFSKEHILKNVDGTLERLGIDYLDVLLLHRPDPLMEPEEVAEALAKLKAAGKVRYFGVSNMNVAQIEFLQQAIPDQLCVNQLEMGLGRVDFVNQDVFVNQTKGVQTHFSPGLMEYSRMKNIQLQAWGPLAQGRFSGRALDNEPEHIQQTAELVKQMAQDKDTTAEAIVLGWLMKHPAKIQPVIGSTKAERILACKDAERQAELMTREEWYTLYMSARGEKLS is encoded by the coding sequence ATGAGCGTTATGCCACTTGAAAAAAGAGGGATCGCCACAAGCCGTCTTGTGATGGGCAATATGCCGTTCGGCGGCGCCTGGAATCATGATCCCGTCACCAAGGAACAGGTGCTGGAAGCGGAGAAGGCGGTAGATGCCGCGCTTTCGATCGGCATTACGATGTATGATCATGCGGATATTTATACCCGCGGCAAGGCGGAGCAAATTTTCGGCCAAATCCTTAAAGCAAGGCCTGGATTGCGTGAGCAGATCGTGCTGCAATCCAAGGTAGGCATTGTCCTAAGCGAAGGCAAAGTGCCGGGGCACTTCAATTTTTCCAAGGAGCATATTTTGAAAAATGTTGATGGCACGCTGGAGCGGCTGGGCATTGACTATCTCGACGTGCTGCTGCTGCATCGTCCCGATCCGTTGATGGAACCGGAAGAAGTCGCCGAGGCATTGGCCAAGCTGAAAGCGGCGGGCAAGGTGCGGTATTTTGGCGTTTCGAACATGAACGTTGCCCAGATCGAATTTCTGCAGCAGGCTATTCCGGACCAGTTGTGCGTCAATCAGCTGGAAATGGGACTCGGTCGAGTAGATTTCGTTAATCAGGACGTATTTGTCAATCAGACAAAAGGGGTTCAGACGCACTTCTCCCCGGGACTGATGGAATACTCCCGCATGAAAAATATTCAGCTTCAGGCTTGGGGTCCGCTCGCGCAAGGAAGATTTTCGGGCAGAGCGCTGGACAATGAGCCGGAGCACATTCAGCAGACGGCGGAGCTGGTGAAGCAAATGGCACAGGATAAAGATACAACGGCCGAAGCCATTGTGCTTGGCTGGCTGATGAAGCATCCGGCGAAGATTCAACCGGTTATCGGCTCCACGAAGGCGGAACGCATATTGGCTTGCAAGGATGCGGAGCGCCAAGCGGAGCTGATGACGCGCGAGGAATGGTACACGCTTTACATGAGCGCGCGCGGCGAGAAGCTGTCTTAA
- a CDS encoding serine hydrolase domain-containing protein, translating into MRIWMEALHRSHKRSALGVWLLVAVALSSCGNQTPSASTTPVEPFWQSADSAQDVLDKEELARIEEAIAQFGGKINSVLMMRNGQLIYEQYFHQTSADTPYRVYSVSKSILSALVGIAIQEGYLSGTDQRIAELLPKRFEGRSEPELKQLTVEHLLTMTGGLQAIDPIISEWYRSRSWVDFVLDQPVLAEPGTRFDYNTGLTHLLSAVLTEAAGVSTKELADRHLFGPMQIENYVWEKDAEGYYVGGTALSMTTRDMAKFGYLYLNRGRWEGEPLIPEEWIEQSLTPRPASPDYGYLFWLEELEDSSERKLQTYEANGYGGQHIRIVPALGAVIVVTSNPSVSPANADRLIDEYLVPALAEHPPKVLKPVRRLAQWPAPQMITAWADRWL; encoded by the coding sequence ATGCGGATATGGATGGAGGCCCTTCACCGTTCGCACAAACGAAGTGCGCTGGGGGTTTGGCTGCTTGTGGCCGTTGCCTTGTCAAGCTGCGGCAATCAGACACCATCTGCTTCTACAACACCGGTGGAGCCCTTCTGGCAATCGGCCGATTCGGCTCAAGATGTTTTGGATAAAGAGGAGCTTGCCCGTATCGAGGAGGCCATCGCCCAGTTTGGGGGTAAAATCAACAGCGTGCTGATGATGCGGAACGGCCAGCTGATCTACGAACAATACTTTCATCAGACAAGCGCCGATACCCCGTATCGGGTCTATTCCGTATCCAAAAGCATCCTCTCTGCGCTTGTCGGCATTGCCATACAGGAAGGCTATTTGTCCGGAACCGATCAGCGCATTGCGGAATTGCTGCCCAAGCGGTTCGAAGGGCGAAGCGAGCCGGAATTGAAGCAGCTGACAGTTGAGCATCTGCTGACGATGACCGGCGGCTTGCAAGCGATCGATCCGATCATCAGCGAGTGGTACAGGAGCCGAAGCTGGGTCGATTTCGTACTGGACCAGCCGGTGCTGGCCGAACCGGGGACGCGCTTCGACTACAACACCGGCTTGACACATCTTCTCTCCGCTGTGCTGACGGAAGCGGCAGGCGTTTCGACGAAGGAGCTGGCTGACAGACATTTATTCGGCCCGATGCAAATTGAAAATTATGTTTGGGAAAAGGACGCAGAAGGCTATTACGTTGGGGGAACAGCCCTGTCCATGACGACACGCGATATGGCGAAGTTCGGTTACTTGTACCTGAACCGGGGTCGATGGGAAGGCGAGCCGCTTATTCCGGAGGAATGGATTGAGCAATCTCTCACCCCTCGTCCTGCATCGCCGGATTATGGATATCTGTTTTGGCTGGAGGAGCTGGAGGACAGCTCCGAACGTAAACTGCAAACATATGAAGCCAACGGCTATGGCGGCCAGCATATTCGAATCGTCCCTGCGCTTGGGGCCGTGATCGTCGTTACGTCCAATCCTAGTGTGTCGCCAGCTAATGCCGACCGCTTGATTGACGAATATCTTGTGCCGGCATTGGCCGAACATCCGCCGAAAGTTCTTAAGCCGGTGCGCAGGCTGGCGCAATGGCCAGCGCCGCAGATGATAACAGCCTGGGCAGATCGGTGGCTCTGA
- a CDS encoding ABC transporter ATP-binding protein, with the protein MKPTPEHTLDVKAFTRCLLRILQYLWTWSKPDLVGMLLLRAVQSLLPVLQLYLTTRLVNQAASLFAGELQQASPLVHTLLLQLLLFLLQAGAHAAHSYQFSRISQLAKLHVDRLMMEKSSNLSLMKYESSRVYDDLQRSQGHGERAVRLADSLFDIGKNTITLISFVAILFAVHWGLGLGMLLILYPFTKINAALSRMRFQLMLHQTPDARKLDHLLNLLISRQAAKEIRVFQLQAYLLDKWSKLFEDNARERLRLEKKNASWLFLLEGFGSVIVLGISALLIWIGYLGRLSIGQYVALTQSVLQTQKMIEDISFRLANAHEDVLFASTLLSFLDEPDERKEHSAAMPPSAFRHGKITVAGLTLHYPTKQAPALQQVSFHIQPGEKIAIVGANGSGKTSLVKCLLGLYSEYEGDIAYDGIDIRQISRTDLRKHVTAVFQDFVQYPFTAKENIAIGQIDKLSDMNAIRAAAAKSGADEIIRSLRNGYDTEIGPFYLGGQDLSYGQWQKIAISRAFIRDADVIVLDEPTASLDPLAEVAVYERFLELAEGKTAIFISHRLGSCRYADRILVMKEGRLVECGTHEELLSVNGEYAHMFRMQAKWYASIEHTPANAVSI; encoded by the coding sequence ATGAAACCAACACCTGAACACACACTAGATGTGAAAGCGTTCACTCGCTGCCTGCTGCGAATTCTGCAATATCTTTGGACATGGTCCAAGCCCGACCTTGTCGGCATGCTCCTGCTGAGAGCGGTGCAATCGCTTCTCCCAGTACTGCAGCTGTATTTGACGACGAGGCTCGTCAACCAGGCTGCATCGCTTTTTGCAGGCGAGCTACAACAAGCCTCCCCGCTTGTTCATACTTTGCTGCTGCAGCTGCTCTTGTTCCTGCTGCAGGCAGGAGCCCATGCCGCCCACAGTTACCAGTTCTCGCGCATCTCTCAACTGGCAAAGCTGCATGTTGACCGATTGATGATGGAGAAGTCGTCCAACCTGTCTTTGATGAAATATGAATCGTCCCGCGTTTACGATGATTTGCAGCGATCACAAGGTCATGGCGAACGCGCAGTTCGTCTGGCGGACAGCCTGTTCGATATCGGCAAAAATACCATCACCCTGATCAGCTTTGTGGCTATTCTGTTTGCCGTGCATTGGGGACTCGGATTGGGGATGCTCCTCATACTTTATCCTTTCACTAAGATAAATGCGGCTTTAAGCCGCATGCGTTTCCAGCTGATGCTACATCAGACGCCGGACGCGCGCAAGCTGGACCATCTGTTGAATCTGCTCATTTCCCGTCAGGCAGCCAAAGAAATCCGCGTATTCCAGTTGCAGGCTTACTTGCTGGATAAATGGAGCAAGCTATTTGAGGACAATGCTCGGGAAAGGCTTCGTCTGGAGAAGAAAAATGCAAGCTGGCTGTTTTTGCTCGAAGGTTTTGGAAGCGTCATTGTTCTGGGCATCAGCGCCTTGTTGATTTGGATTGGCTATCTTGGCAGGCTCTCCATTGGCCAATACGTTGCCTTGACGCAATCCGTCCTTCAAACACAGAAAATGATCGAGGACATCTCCTTCCGGCTTGCGAATGCACACGAAGATGTTCTTTTTGCCAGCACACTATTATCGTTCCTGGACGAGCCGGATGAAAGAAAGGAACATTCGGCTGCAATGCCCCCTTCCGCTTTCCGTCACGGGAAAATAACGGTTGCGGGATTGACTCTCCATTATCCGACCAAGCAGGCGCCTGCTTTGCAGCAGGTTTCCTTCCACATCCAGCCCGGAGAGAAAATAGCCATAGTAGGTGCCAACGGCTCAGGCAAAACAAGTCTGGTCAAGTGTCTGCTCGGGTTATATAGCGAATATGAAGGGGACATTGCCTATGATGGCATCGATATTCGGCAGATTAGCCGCACCGATTTGCGCAAGCATGTGACCGCCGTATTTCAGGACTTTGTCCAATATCCGTTTACAGCGAAAGAGAACATTGCCATCGGGCAAATTGACAAGCTCTCTGACATGAACGCCATTCGAGCAGCCGCCGCCAAATCCGGCGCTGACGAGATTATCCGTTCCCTTCGGAATGGCTACGATACCGAGATTGGCCCATTCTACCTTGGCGGGCAAGATCTTTCCTACGGACAATGGCAAAAGATAGCCATCAGCCGGGCGTTTATTCGAGATGCCGACGTCATCGTGCTGGACGAACCGACCGCCTCCCTCGATCCCTTGGCCGAGGTAGCAGTCTACGAACGATTCCTGGAACTGGCGGAAGGCAAGACGGCCATCTTCATCTCTCACCGTCTGGGTAGCTGCCGATATGCGGACCGGATCCTGGTCATGAAGGAGGGGCGGCTTGTGGAATGCGGCACCCATGAAGAACTGCTTTCCGTCAACGGGGAGTATGCGCATATGTTTCGTATGCAGGCCAAGTGGTATGCATCAATCGAACACACGCCTGCCAATGCCGTTTCGATTTAG
- a CDS encoding YqkE family protein, producing MAKKKKQRPGSGSPSGRPQQPGTDAQATLKERLSGEVLDKLKLQAQEWKKEEAARKEQERQRKEEERRAEQERLENDFAYLLNNSNADWRKFK from the coding sequence GTGGCGAAGAAAAAGAAGCAGCGCCCGGGGTCCGGTTCACCTTCTGGTCGGCCGCAGCAGCCTGGAACTGATGCGCAAGCGACCTTGAAGGAACGGCTGTCCGGGGAAGTGCTTGACAAGCTAAAGCTGCAGGCACAGGAATGGAAAAAGGAAGAAGCGGCCCGCAAGGAGCAGGAAAGGCAGCGCAAGGAAGAGGAGCGGCGGGCTGAGCAAGAGCGGTTGGAAAATGATTTTGCCTACTTGCTGAACAACAGCAATGCGGATTGGCGCAAGTTTAAATAG